Below is a window of Enterococcus gilvus ATCC BAA-350 DNA.
TGATACTTCCTGCAACAGAGACACTTACCGCTGCCAAACAAACCCCACAGACTAAAAAGAACAATTGGGTTCGTTTTAATTTGACGCCTAATCCGACAGCAATGTCATCCCCCAGCTCCAAAACCTCCAACGAACGCCCTTTTAACAGGATCAAAGGAATCAAAATGATTAGCCACGGGAGCAATAAAAACACATGATGCCAGGTGGTTCCCCAGATCGTCCCCGCAAGCCACGCCGTCACAAATTGGTAATTGTCCTTCGAGACACGGATCGTTCCGATCACCGTCAATGCCGAGATCCCAGCATTGACAGCCACCCCTGACAGCAGCAGCCGATTCGGTGTGACTCTTTCCGACTGTCTGCCGAAATAATACACTAGCGCAGTGGCAAGAAAGCTTCCTCCACAGGCAATCACTGGCAGGTACCAGCGACTTTCTCCAGTCGCAAAAAAGCCTAGATAAATCAAAACCGTCAACCCCGCTCCGGCATTGATCCCTAAAATCCCCGGGTCTGCCAACTCGTTGTGGGTGATGGTCTGAAAGATGTATCCCGACACAGCCAGCCCCATACCCGCTAAGATCG
It encodes the following:
- a CDS encoding FecCD family ABC transporter permease, encoding MRKRIGWLSLFLLLVTGIVLSLVVGTIPLTVTDLLQAFQGTASPSRQLIIFDFRFPRLLVSILAGMGLAVSGYIFQTITHNELADPGILGINAGAGLTVLIYLGFFATGESRWYLPVIACGGSFLATALVYYFGRQSERVTPNRLLLSGVAVNAGISALTVIGTIRVSKDNYQFVTAWLAGTIWGTTWHHVFLLLPWLIILIPLILLKGRSLEVLELGDDIAVGLGVKLKRTQLFFLVCGVCLAAVSVSVAGSISFIGLIAPHIARQLTGRKNNQTLMMAALIGGILLLFSDVLARVLLPNGEMAAGIIVSLIGAPYFIIQLLKKSK